A genome region from Coraliomargarita parva includes the following:
- a CDS encoding O-antigen ligase family protein, producing the protein MPAPSRATIRIETARKPIFKWYVFGLVSIFALVLLGGGHNAYALGLALILPGLALVFGPVGRSLGRWGDGAVFVLLLLLLGAFLPSLLTGQAEWRSTAESSYHLDLGAFHSVQPRVSLEAWLLALAGFAWLYAAANWPINTTGRRWLMFLLCILLVVFGGVSIYCNLLGLRYPGAEDATAFSFFPNRNQMANFLALGGVVTFGFAIDGLRHRRLIHLAGLFATSVCLMALVLGVSRAGVLLYFTGIFIWFIFRLKGSRVARSFKIGLPLVLIIFSFLISSNERTMGRITHLWEAPDQIREEFRLLLYRDTFKMMQDAPVLGVGLGNYSAVFPQYRDLSRNYQTVVHPESDFFWLASEGGLLAALCLIVFVGAYLLRCWPREEGQGRSYRLTALTAVLIFLLHALVDVPGHRPGTVYFAILFAALALPRMDASERRYNALYFRGVGVVLLLTGVVWCVGALSGWTVYSRTAEAVFREDASRSMQIGDYERSRRSLDRLLSLHPMDWRAYFQRAQLTLAESGNRSRAADDFQRSRYFEPILGLVTMEEGMVWLSYDPGRAVSAFRQTLFRELENKDGAYQVMLRAAKKHPPVMDRMAALSRIDSHYRVLFISTLKGDALMKEIEQELGEEPDLSQFDPGERKRIALQWVKHGDIEAFDTFMSAHAGQLEQPWRFWFLLRKNQARFKESIEFAREALTEQVVPEGRQTDEEAPIARLERAFMTNSRDLSKGTALLRKYLAKQDYRKILSVCDRMIEQSRAPVYVYYWRAEALYQLQDYVECWYAFEAYLGQLDAGARAY; encoded by the coding sequence ATGCCGGCGCCCTCTCGTGCCACCATCCGGATCGAGACGGCGCGCAAGCCGATCTTCAAATGGTATGTCTTCGGTTTGGTTTCCATCTTTGCGCTGGTCCTACTGGGGGGGGGGCATAATGCCTATGCACTCGGGTTGGCTTTGATTCTGCCCGGGCTTGCATTGGTTTTCGGGCCGGTGGGACGTAGTCTTGGGCGATGGGGAGACGGGGCTGTGTTTGTACTGTTGCTGCTTTTGTTGGGGGCCTTCCTCCCGAGTTTGTTGACGGGGCAGGCCGAATGGCGTAGTACTGCAGAGAGTTCCTACCACTTGGATCTAGGTGCTTTTCACTCCGTACAGCCGAGAGTCAGTCTGGAAGCCTGGTTGCTGGCCCTGGCGGGATTTGCCTGGCTCTACGCGGCGGCCAACTGGCCGATTAATACGACGGGCCGGCGGTGGCTGATGTTTCTTCTTTGCATCTTGCTGGTCGTATTTGGAGGGGTCTCCATTTATTGTAATCTCTTGGGCTTGCGTTACCCGGGAGCTGAGGATGCGACTGCCTTTAGTTTCTTCCCGAACCGCAACCAGATGGCGAACTTTCTTGCTCTTGGGGGCGTTGTGACTTTCGGGTTCGCGATCGATGGGTTGCGGCATCGCCGGTTGATACATCTGGCGGGGCTGTTTGCCACCAGTGTCTGTCTAATGGCTTTGGTACTCGGTGTTTCCCGGGCAGGTGTGCTGCTTTATTTTACCGGGATTTTCATCTGGTTTATCTTTCGCTTGAAGGGGAGCCGTGTGGCGCGCTCCTTCAAAATCGGACTTCCGCTAGTACTCATTATCTTCAGCTTCCTGATCTCCAGCAATGAGCGTACGATGGGCCGCATTACACATCTTTGGGAGGCGCCGGATCAAATCCGGGAAGAGTTTCGGCTCCTGTTGTATCGAGATACCTTTAAGATGATGCAAGATGCGCCGGTGTTGGGGGTGGGGCTGGGCAATTACTCGGCGGTTTTTCCCCAATACCGTGATCTTTCCAGAAACTACCAGACGGTGGTGCACCCTGAGAGTGACTTCTTTTGGCTGGCATCCGAAGGCGGCTTACTGGCCGCACTCTGCCTGATCGTGTTTGTTGGCGCCTACCTCTTGCGATGTTGGCCTAGAGAAGAAGGCCAAGGAAGAAGCTATCGGCTGACTGCTTTGACGGCGGTTCTGATCTTTTTGCTTCATGCCCTGGTCGACGTTCCGGGGCATCGTCCAGGTACCGTCTATTTTGCTATCCTTTTTGCGGCATTGGCGCTGCCGCGAATGGATGCCTCGGAGAGGCGGTATAATGCTCTGTACTTCCGGGGCGTGGGCGTGGTTCTCCTTTTGACTGGAGTAGTCTGGTGTGTTGGAGCGCTGTCTGGGTGGACGGTGTATTCGCGTACGGCCGAAGCTGTTTTCCGGGAGGATGCGAGCCGGAGCATGCAAATCGGCGACTACGAACGGTCCCGGCGATCGCTGGATCGACTTCTCTCGCTGCATCCGATGGACTGGCGGGCCTATTTTCAACGTGCCCAATTGACACTGGCCGAGAGTGGAAACCGTAGCCGTGCGGCCGATGATTTTCAACGGTCCCGCTATTTTGAGCCTATTCTAGGGCTGGTCACCATGGAAGAAGGGATGGTTTGGTTGAGCTATGATCCCGGACGTGCAGTTTCGGCCTTCAGGCAAACGCTTTTTCGTGAACTTGAAAACAAAGATGGGGCTTATCAGGTGATGCTACGGGCGGCGAAAAAGCATCCACCGGTGATGGATCGCATGGCAGCGTTGTCCAGAATCGATTCGCATTATCGTGTGCTGTTTATTTCCACGCTCAAGGGGGACGCCTTGATGAAGGAGATCGAGCAGGAGTTGGGGGAAGAACCGGACTTATCCCAATTTGATCCGGGGGAGCGCAAGCGGATTGCCCTCCAATGGGTAAAACATGGGGATATCGAGGCGTTTGACACTTTCATGAGCGCGCACGCCGGGCAACTTGAGCAGCCATGGCGCTTCTGGTTCCTGCTGCGCAAGAATCAGGCTCGTTTCAAGGAATCGATCGAATTTGCGCGTGAGGCCTTGACGGAGCAAGTCGTGCCGGAAGGCCGGCAGACCGACGAGGAGGCTCCGATCGCACGTTTGGAGCGTGCCTTCATGACAAACTCGCGGGATCTTTCGAAAGGAACGGCACTGCTGCGCAAATATTTGGCAAAACAAGATTACAGGAAGATCTTGTCGGTTTGCGACCGCATGATTGAGCAGAGTCGAGCGCCGGTTTATGTCTACTACTGGCGGGCGGAGGCCTTGTACCAATTGCAGGACTATGTGGAGTGCTGGTATGCTTTTGAGGCCTATCTGGGGCAACTTGACGCCGGCGCGCGGGCTTACTGA
- a CDS encoding polysaccharide biosynthesis tyrosine autokinase, with amino-acid sequence MDDLFQDDSKAKSVDYSELLHKFLYRTKTVLRCHWWILPTALALGVAYKAIEGYLEEPYYQSDSQMIMSGRIALPSNEVYSEERDNFFGTQIELMTSDQVKARSVERVRLMNPELYEAYLRTDAYKKEGLKTISIDADVKDDTNIFELTAYGPHPEFTQAYLDSVMEEYINRRSEMRTQTSERTYEALVAQLKDLETEIDTNEDAIVEFQKKNNIVFIQEQGSNAGTYLADLKRRLAELKTESRALASLGSGEDVEHLLLNNNTAAVQDNNSRNALVDAVGSEEDNQKYLMSKEQLEQLQAELEEFSIYLKPKHPKIIELKDQIERTQNQLRILRRQALVRIAERREVVKSLIQNLNEEISIWEQSALENSRLIAEFERLQSRLARSKAAYAQSQDALRAIDANENLQQETVTILEPARHPRPAGQGMVRRFAEGTLYGIILGGGLLFLLGSLDNRILSASEVSAHFEEPLFGAIPYQAELKKDQTSTGLLKKGDDRYVFAEACRNLRTSVYFLEHNGTKPSVLAVTSAVPSEGKSTVSANLAIALSFSKSRVLLVDADLRRGRLHKLFDLRKEKGLADILEEGLPMQEAIQSTEYSYLDFISIGDYPEQPAELLMSRQIDGLIEQARSSYDFVIFDTAPILATDDTTCFANKVDAVLFAIRSAYTQIRQIRPALGRLHEHKINVSGLILNCVDTSQPGYYYYRYSEYYTDTKRNRSETTGTGI; translated from the coding sequence ATGGACGATCTATTTCAGGATGACAGCAAAGCAAAATCGGTCGATTACTCCGAATTGCTGCATAAGTTTCTCTATCGGACCAAGACAGTCCTGCGCTGCCATTGGTGGATCCTGCCGACCGCCCTGGCTTTAGGGGTCGCCTACAAGGCGATCGAAGGCTACCTGGAAGAACCTTACTACCAGTCCGACTCCCAAATGATCATGAGCGGGCGGATTGCCTTGCCCAGCAATGAGGTCTATTCCGAGGAGCGGGATAATTTCTTCGGTACACAGATCGAGCTGATGACCAGCGATCAGGTCAAGGCGCGGTCGGTCGAGCGTGTGCGGCTGATGAATCCGGAGCTCTATGAGGCCTATTTGAGGACGGATGCCTACAAGAAGGAGGGCTTGAAGACGATTTCGATCGATGCCGATGTCAAGGATGACACGAATATCTTCGAGCTGACGGCCTACGGTCCGCATCCTGAATTCACGCAAGCCTATCTGGATTCGGTGATGGAGGAATACATCAACCGGCGCAGTGAAATGCGCACACAAACCTCGGAGCGTACCTACGAGGCTTTGGTGGCGCAGTTGAAGGACCTGGAAACTGAGATCGACACAAATGAGGACGCGATCGTCGAATTCCAAAAGAAAAACAATATCGTGTTTATCCAGGAGCAGGGCTCGAATGCCGGGACCTATCTGGCGGATTTGAAGCGTCGTTTGGCCGAGTTGAAGACCGAAAGCCGGGCGTTGGCATCCCTCGGTTCCGGGGAAGATGTCGAGCATCTCCTGCTGAACAACAACACGGCTGCGGTACAGGACAACAACAGTCGGAATGCTCTGGTGGACGCGGTTGGGAGCGAAGAAGACAATCAGAAGTATTTAATGAGCAAGGAGCAACTGGAACAGTTGCAGGCTGAATTGGAGGAATTTTCCATCTACCTGAAGCCGAAGCACCCCAAGATCATCGAGTTGAAGGACCAGATTGAGCGCACCCAGAATCAGTTGCGTATCCTGCGCCGTCAGGCCTTGGTCCGGATTGCCGAACGGCGTGAAGTGGTGAAAAGCCTGATCCAGAACCTGAATGAGGAGATTTCGATCTGGGAGCAGAGCGCCTTGGAAAACAGCCGCTTAATCGCCGAGTTCGAGCGCCTGCAATCGCGTTTGGCGCGTTCCAAGGCCGCCTACGCCCAGAGCCAGGATGCCCTTCGTGCGATTGATGCCAATGAGAACCTGCAACAGGAAACGGTGACCATCCTCGAGCCTGCCCGTCATCCCCGCCCGGCCGGGCAGGGAATGGTACGTCGTTTTGCAGAAGGAACACTCTACGGAATTATATTAGGCGGGGGCTTACTTTTCCTCTTAGGGTCACTGGACAACCGTATTCTCTCTGCGAGTGAGGTTTCGGCCCATTTCGAGGAACCTTTGTTCGGCGCGATCCCTTACCAAGCCGAATTAAAGAAAGACCAGACATCGACCGGTTTGTTGAAAAAGGGGGATGACCGCTATGTTTTTGCGGAGGCCTGTCGCAATCTACGCACCTCGGTGTACTTTCTTGAACACAACGGAACGAAGCCGAGTGTTTTGGCCGTCACCAGTGCCGTGCCCTCTGAGGGCAAATCCACGGTTTCCGCAAACTTGGCGATTGCGCTCTCGTTTTCGAAGTCCCGGGTGCTTCTCGTGGATGCCGATTTGCGCCGTGGGCGTTTGCACAAGCTCTTTGATCTTCGGAAGGAAAAGGGGCTGGCTGACATCCTGGAGGAGGGGTTGCCCATGCAAGAGGCGATCCAGTCGACGGAGTACTCCTATCTGGACTTTATTTCCATCGGTGACTATCCCGAGCAGCCGGCCGAATTGTTGATGAGCCGTCAGATTGACGGCCTGATTGAGCAGGCGCGTTCGAGTTACGACTTCGTCATTTTCGATACGGCTCCTATTCTGGCTACCGATGATACCACCTGTTTTGCCAACAAGGTCGATGCGGTCCTGTTTGCTATTCGCAGTGCGTATACCCAGATCCGTCAGATTCGTCCTGCGCTTGGACGACTGCATGAGCACAAGATCAATGTTTCCGGTTTGATTCTGAATTGTGTGGATACCAGCCAGCCGGGCTATTATTACTATCGCTATTCGGAATACTACACCGATACCAAACGCAACCGAAGCGAAACGACTGGAACCGGGATTTAA